A stretch of the Rosa rugosa chromosome 5, drRosRugo1.1, whole genome shotgun sequence genome encodes the following:
- the LOC133708259 gene encoding subtilisin-like protease SBT2.5 isoform X2, with amino-acid sequence MVKLRAMEFWYAVFVLFSLFIIGKADVYIVTVEGEPIISYRGDVDGFEATAVESDEKIDTTSESVTSYARHLENKHDMLLGMLFEQGTYKKLYSYQHLINGFAVHISPEQAERLMRAPGVKSVERDWKVRRLTTHTPQFLGLPTGVWPTGGGFDRAGENIVIGFVDSGIYPHHPSFASHSTDPYGPVPKYRGTCEVDPDTKKSFCNGKIIGAHHFAKAAIAAGVFNPVIDFASPMDGDGHGSHTAAIAAGNNGIPVRMHGHEFGKASGMAPRARIAVYKALYRLFGGFVADVVAAIDQAVYDGVDILSLSVGPNSPPATTKTTYLNPFDATLLSAVKAGVFVAQAAGNGGPFPKTLVSYSPWIASVAAAIDDRRYKNHFTLGNGKILPGLGLSPSTHPNRTYTLIAANDVLLDSSVVKYSPSDCQRPEVLNKNLVAGNILLCGYSFNFVAGSASIKKVSETAKSLGAIGFVLAVENVSPGTKFDPVPSGIPGIVITDVKKSMDLIDYYNISTSRDWTGRVKSFKAIGSIGDGLMPILHKSAPQVAIFSARGPNIKDFSFQDADLLKPDILAPGSLIWAAWSPNGTDEPDYVGEGFAMISGTSMAAPHIAGIAALIKQKHPHWSPAAIKSSLMTTSTTIDRAGRPLQAQQTSETQGIKFVSATPFDYGSGHVDPRAALDPGLIFDVGFEDYVGFLCTTPGIDAHEIKKYTNSPCNYTMGHPSNFNSPSITVAHLVGSRTVTRTVTNVAQEETYVITARMAPAIAISVSPPAMTLKPGASRKFSVSLTARRLTGTYSFGEVLLKGSRGHKVRIPVVAMGYRR; translated from the exons ATGGTAAAACTGAGGGCTATGGAGTTTTGGTATGCCGTTTTCGTATTGTTTTCCCTCTTCATTATTGGGAAAGCCGATGTTTATATTGTGACTGTCGAAGGAGAGCCTATTATAAGTTATAGAGGTGATGTTGATGGTTTTGAAGCCACTGCTGTGGAGTCTGATGAAAAGATCGACACCACTAG TGAATCAGTCACGTCCTATGCTCGACACCTTGAGAATAAACATGATATGCTTCTTGGAATGCTGTTTGAGCAAGGGACCTACAAGAAACTCTACAGCTATCAGCATCTTATAAATGGCTTTGCAGTTCATATTTCTCCCGAGCAG GCAGAAAGACTAATGCGTGCTCCGGGTGTGAAATCCGTGGAGAGAGATTGGAAGGTCCGGAGGCTTACAACTCACACACCACAGTTTTTAGGGCTTCCAACTGGAGTATGGCCAACAGGAGGTGGCTTTGATAGGGCTGGAGAAAATATTGTGATAGGGTTTGTGGACTCGGGGATTTACCCTCATCATCCAAGCTTTGCAAGCCACAGTACTGATCCTTACGGGCCTGTTCCCAAGTACAGAGGTACATGTGAAGTTGACCCAGACACCAAGAAGAGCTTCTGTAACGGAAAGATTATTGGAGCCCACCATTTCGCCAAAGCTGCAATAGCAGCTGGGGTGTTTAATCCAGTTATTGATTTCGCCTCTCCTATGGATGGTGATGGACATGGAAG TCACACTGCAGCTATTGCAGCTGGAAACAATGGAATTCCTGTCAGAATGCATGGCCATGAATTTGGCAAAGCAAGTGGGATGGCTCCCCGTGCCAG AATTGCTGTATATAAAGCTCTTTACAGGCTCTTTGGAGGGTTTGTAGCAGATGTAGTAGCCGCAATTGATCAG GCTGTTTATGATGGAGTGGATATACTGAGCCTTTCTGTGGGGCCAAACAGTCCTCCAGCTACCACCAAGACCACTTATTTGAACCCGTTTGATGCCACACTTCTTTCAGCTGTGAAAGCGGGTGTATTTGTTGCACAGGCAGCTGGAAATGGAGGACCTTTTCCAAAAACTTTGGTTTCTTATAGCCCTTGGATAGCTTCTGTTGCTGCTGCCATAGATGACCGGAGATACAAAAACCATTTCACGCTTGGGAATGGAAAAATATTACCTGGACTTGGGTTGTCAC CATCTACACATCCAAATCGAACGTACACACTGATTGCTGCAAATGATGTGCTTTTGGATTCTTCAGTAGTGAAGTATAGCCCCTCAGACTGCCAGAGACCAGAAGTTTTAAACAAGAACTTGGTTGCGGGGAATATTCTTCTTTGTGGCTATTCGTTCAATTTTGTTGCTGGCTCTGCATCAATCAAGAAAGTCTCGGAAACAGCTAAAAGTCTTGGTGCAATTGGCTTTGTTCTTGCTGTGGAAAATGTTTCCCCAGGAACCAAATTTGATCCTGTTCCTTCTGGAATTCCTGGGATTGTAATCACTGATGTTAAGAAGTCAATG GATCTTATAGATTACTACaacatctccacatcaagagaTTGGACTGGTCGAGTTAAGAGTTTCAAAGCTATAGGTAGCATTGGGGATGGTTTGATGCCTATACTCCACAAATCAGCACCCCAGGTGGCAATATTCTCTGCTCGAGGACCCAATATTAAAGATTTCAGCTTCCAAGATGCGGATCTTCTCAAACCAGATATTCTAGCTCCTGGTTCTCTGATTTGGGCTGCCTGGTCCCCTAATGGAACTGATGAGCCTGATTATGTTG GGGAGGGATTTGCCATGATTTCTGGAACAAGTATGGCTGCACCGCATATAGCAGGAATAGCTGCTCTTATAAAGCAGAAGCACCCTCATTGGAGCCCTGCTGCCATCAAGTCATCCTTGATGACAACATCAACAACTATAGACCGGGCTGGAAGGCCTCTCCAGGCACAACAGACTTCCGAAACACAAGGCATTAAGTTTGTGAGTGCTACTCCTTTTGATTATGGTAGTGGCCATGTTGATCCAAGGGCTGCTCTAGATCCTGGACTAATCTTTGACGTGG GTTTTGAGGATTACGTGGGCTTCTTGTGTACAACACCTGGTATTGATGCCCATGAGATAAAGAAATACACAAACTCCCCCTGCAATTACACCATGGGCCACCCATCAAATTTCAACTCTCCGTCAATCACAGTAGCTCATCTTGTAGGAAGTCGTACAGTTACTCGCACAGTGACAAATGTTGCTCAAGAAGAAACCTATGTGATCACAGCCAGAATGGCTCCAGCAATTGCCATTAGTGTCAGCCCTCCAGCAATGACTCTGAAACCTGGTGCTTCTCGAAAGTTCTCTGTGAGTCTCACGGCTCGACGTTTGACTGGAACCTACAGTTTTGGAGAGGTTCTGTTGAAAGGTAGCCGGGGGCACAAGGTTAGGATCCCGGTGGTAGCTATGGGTTACCGACGGTAA
- the LOC133708259 gene encoding subtilisin-like protease SBT2.5 isoform X3, producing MRAPGVKSVERDWKVRRLTTHTPQFLGLPTGVWPTGGGFDRAGENIVIGFVDSGIYPHHPSFASHSTDPYGPVPKYRGTCEVDPDTKKSFCNGKIIGAHHFAKAAIAAGVFNPVIDFASPMDGDGHGSHTAAIAAGNNGIPVRMHGHEFGKASGMAPRARIAVYKALYRLFGGFVADVVAAIDQAVYDGVDILSLSVGPNSPPATTKTTYLNPFDATLLSAVKAGVFVAQAAGNGGPFPKTLVSYSPWIASVAAAIDDRRYKNHFTLGNGKILPGLGLSPSTHPNRTYTLIAANDVLLDSSVVKYSPSDCQRPEVLNKNLVAGNILLCGYSFNFVAGSASIKKVSETAKSLGAIGFVLAVENVSPGTKFDPVPSGIPGIVITDVKKSMDLIDYYNISTSRDWTGRVKSFKAIGSIGDGLMPILHKSAPQVAIFSARGPNIKDFSFQDADLLKPDILAPGSLIWAAWSPNGTDEPDYVGEGFAMISGTSMAAPHIAGIAALIKQKHPHWSPAAIKSSLMTTSTTIDRAGRPLQAQQTSETQGIKFVSATPFDYGSGHVDPRAALDPGLIFDVGFEDYVGFLCTTPGIDAHEIKKYTNSPCNYTMGHPSNFNSPSITVAHLVGSRTVTRTVTNVAQEETYVITARMAPAIAISVSPPAMTLKPGASRKFSVSLTARRLTGTYSFGEVLLKGSRGHKVRIPVVAMGYRR from the exons ATGCGTGCTCCGGGTGTGAAATCCGTGGAGAGAGATTGGAAGGTCCGGAGGCTTACAACTCACACACCACAGTTTTTAGGGCTTCCAACTGGAGTATGGCCAACAGGAGGTGGCTTTGATAGGGCTGGAGAAAATATTGTGATAGGGTTTGTGGACTCGGGGATTTACCCTCATCATCCAAGCTTTGCAAGCCACAGTACTGATCCTTACGGGCCTGTTCCCAAGTACAGAGGTACATGTGAAGTTGACCCAGACACCAAGAAGAGCTTCTGTAACGGAAAGATTATTGGAGCCCACCATTTCGCCAAAGCTGCAATAGCAGCTGGGGTGTTTAATCCAGTTATTGATTTCGCCTCTCCTATGGATGGTGATGGACATGGAAG TCACACTGCAGCTATTGCAGCTGGAAACAATGGAATTCCTGTCAGAATGCATGGCCATGAATTTGGCAAAGCAAGTGGGATGGCTCCCCGTGCCAG AATTGCTGTATATAAAGCTCTTTACAGGCTCTTTGGAGGGTTTGTAGCAGATGTAGTAGCCGCAATTGATCAG GCTGTTTATGATGGAGTGGATATACTGAGCCTTTCTGTGGGGCCAAACAGTCCTCCAGCTACCACCAAGACCACTTATTTGAACCCGTTTGATGCCACACTTCTTTCAGCTGTGAAAGCGGGTGTATTTGTTGCACAGGCAGCTGGAAATGGAGGACCTTTTCCAAAAACTTTGGTTTCTTATAGCCCTTGGATAGCTTCTGTTGCTGCTGCCATAGATGACCGGAGATACAAAAACCATTTCACGCTTGGGAATGGAAAAATATTACCTGGACTTGGGTTGTCAC CATCTACACATCCAAATCGAACGTACACACTGATTGCTGCAAATGATGTGCTTTTGGATTCTTCAGTAGTGAAGTATAGCCCCTCAGACTGCCAGAGACCAGAAGTTTTAAACAAGAACTTGGTTGCGGGGAATATTCTTCTTTGTGGCTATTCGTTCAATTTTGTTGCTGGCTCTGCATCAATCAAGAAAGTCTCGGAAACAGCTAAAAGTCTTGGTGCAATTGGCTTTGTTCTTGCTGTGGAAAATGTTTCCCCAGGAACCAAATTTGATCCTGTTCCTTCTGGAATTCCTGGGATTGTAATCACTGATGTTAAGAAGTCAATG GATCTTATAGATTACTACaacatctccacatcaagagaTTGGACTGGTCGAGTTAAGAGTTTCAAAGCTATAGGTAGCATTGGGGATGGTTTGATGCCTATACTCCACAAATCAGCACCCCAGGTGGCAATATTCTCTGCTCGAGGACCCAATATTAAAGATTTCAGCTTCCAAGATGCGGATCTTCTCAAACCAGATATTCTAGCTCCTGGTTCTCTGATTTGGGCTGCCTGGTCCCCTAATGGAACTGATGAGCCTGATTATGTTG GGGAGGGATTTGCCATGATTTCTGGAACAAGTATGGCTGCACCGCATATAGCAGGAATAGCTGCTCTTATAAAGCAGAAGCACCCTCATTGGAGCCCTGCTGCCATCAAGTCATCCTTGATGACAACATCAACAACTATAGACCGGGCTGGAAGGCCTCTCCAGGCACAACAGACTTCCGAAACACAAGGCATTAAGTTTGTGAGTGCTACTCCTTTTGATTATGGTAGTGGCCATGTTGATCCAAGGGCTGCTCTAGATCCTGGACTAATCTTTGACGTGG GTTTTGAGGATTACGTGGGCTTCTTGTGTACAACACCTGGTATTGATGCCCATGAGATAAAGAAATACACAAACTCCCCCTGCAATTACACCATGGGCCACCCATCAAATTTCAACTCTCCGTCAATCACAGTAGCTCATCTTGTAGGAAGTCGTACAGTTACTCGCACAGTGACAAATGTTGCTCAAGAAGAAACCTATGTGATCACAGCCAGAATGGCTCCAGCAATTGCCATTAGTGTCAGCCCTCCAGCAATGACTCTGAAACCTGGTGCTTCTCGAAAGTTCTCTGTGAGTCTCACGGCTCGACGTTTGACTGGAACCTACAGTTTTGGAGAGGTTCTGTTGAAAGGTAGCCGGGGGCACAAGGTTAGGATCCCGGTGGTAGCTATGGGTTACCGACGGTAA
- the LOC133708259 gene encoding subtilisin-like protease SBT2.5 isoform X1 — protein sequence MKCDLLYSADLFFASFATKSSSCFHLFFASRSCGVLKLHTSMVKLRAMEFWYAVFVLFSLFIIGKADVYIVTVEGEPIISYRGDVDGFEATAVESDEKIDTTSESVTSYARHLENKHDMLLGMLFEQGTYKKLYSYQHLINGFAVHISPEQAERLMRAPGVKSVERDWKVRRLTTHTPQFLGLPTGVWPTGGGFDRAGENIVIGFVDSGIYPHHPSFASHSTDPYGPVPKYRGTCEVDPDTKKSFCNGKIIGAHHFAKAAIAAGVFNPVIDFASPMDGDGHGSHTAAIAAGNNGIPVRMHGHEFGKASGMAPRARIAVYKALYRLFGGFVADVVAAIDQAVYDGVDILSLSVGPNSPPATTKTTYLNPFDATLLSAVKAGVFVAQAAGNGGPFPKTLVSYSPWIASVAAAIDDRRYKNHFTLGNGKILPGLGLSPSTHPNRTYTLIAANDVLLDSSVVKYSPSDCQRPEVLNKNLVAGNILLCGYSFNFVAGSASIKKVSETAKSLGAIGFVLAVENVSPGTKFDPVPSGIPGIVITDVKKSMDLIDYYNISTSRDWTGRVKSFKAIGSIGDGLMPILHKSAPQVAIFSARGPNIKDFSFQDADLLKPDILAPGSLIWAAWSPNGTDEPDYVGEGFAMISGTSMAAPHIAGIAALIKQKHPHWSPAAIKSSLMTTSTTIDRAGRPLQAQQTSETQGIKFVSATPFDYGSGHVDPRAALDPGLIFDVGFEDYVGFLCTTPGIDAHEIKKYTNSPCNYTMGHPSNFNSPSITVAHLVGSRTVTRTVTNVAQEETYVITARMAPAIAISVSPPAMTLKPGASRKFSVSLTARRLTGTYSFGEVLLKGSRGHKVRIPVVAMGYRR from the exons atgaaaTGCGATCTTCTTTATTCCGCCGATTTATTCTTTGCTTCGTTTGCTACCAAAAGCAGCAGTTGCTTTCATCTCTTTTTCGCTTCCAG ATCTTGTGGAGTGCTGAAGTTGCATACTTCAATGGTAAAACTGAGGGCTATGGAGTTTTGGTATGCCGTTTTCGTATTGTTTTCCCTCTTCATTATTGGGAAAGCCGATGTTTATATTGTGACTGTCGAAGGAGAGCCTATTATAAGTTATAGAGGTGATGTTGATGGTTTTGAAGCCACTGCTGTGGAGTCTGATGAAAAGATCGACACCACTAG TGAATCAGTCACGTCCTATGCTCGACACCTTGAGAATAAACATGATATGCTTCTTGGAATGCTGTTTGAGCAAGGGACCTACAAGAAACTCTACAGCTATCAGCATCTTATAAATGGCTTTGCAGTTCATATTTCTCCCGAGCAG GCAGAAAGACTAATGCGTGCTCCGGGTGTGAAATCCGTGGAGAGAGATTGGAAGGTCCGGAGGCTTACAACTCACACACCACAGTTTTTAGGGCTTCCAACTGGAGTATGGCCAACAGGAGGTGGCTTTGATAGGGCTGGAGAAAATATTGTGATAGGGTTTGTGGACTCGGGGATTTACCCTCATCATCCAAGCTTTGCAAGCCACAGTACTGATCCTTACGGGCCTGTTCCCAAGTACAGAGGTACATGTGAAGTTGACCCAGACACCAAGAAGAGCTTCTGTAACGGAAAGATTATTGGAGCCCACCATTTCGCCAAAGCTGCAATAGCAGCTGGGGTGTTTAATCCAGTTATTGATTTCGCCTCTCCTATGGATGGTGATGGACATGGAAG TCACACTGCAGCTATTGCAGCTGGAAACAATGGAATTCCTGTCAGAATGCATGGCCATGAATTTGGCAAAGCAAGTGGGATGGCTCCCCGTGCCAG AATTGCTGTATATAAAGCTCTTTACAGGCTCTTTGGAGGGTTTGTAGCAGATGTAGTAGCCGCAATTGATCAG GCTGTTTATGATGGAGTGGATATACTGAGCCTTTCTGTGGGGCCAAACAGTCCTCCAGCTACCACCAAGACCACTTATTTGAACCCGTTTGATGCCACACTTCTTTCAGCTGTGAAAGCGGGTGTATTTGTTGCACAGGCAGCTGGAAATGGAGGACCTTTTCCAAAAACTTTGGTTTCTTATAGCCCTTGGATAGCTTCTGTTGCTGCTGCCATAGATGACCGGAGATACAAAAACCATTTCACGCTTGGGAATGGAAAAATATTACCTGGACTTGGGTTGTCAC CATCTACACATCCAAATCGAACGTACACACTGATTGCTGCAAATGATGTGCTTTTGGATTCTTCAGTAGTGAAGTATAGCCCCTCAGACTGCCAGAGACCAGAAGTTTTAAACAAGAACTTGGTTGCGGGGAATATTCTTCTTTGTGGCTATTCGTTCAATTTTGTTGCTGGCTCTGCATCAATCAAGAAAGTCTCGGAAACAGCTAAAAGTCTTGGTGCAATTGGCTTTGTTCTTGCTGTGGAAAATGTTTCCCCAGGAACCAAATTTGATCCTGTTCCTTCTGGAATTCCTGGGATTGTAATCACTGATGTTAAGAAGTCAATG GATCTTATAGATTACTACaacatctccacatcaagagaTTGGACTGGTCGAGTTAAGAGTTTCAAAGCTATAGGTAGCATTGGGGATGGTTTGATGCCTATACTCCACAAATCAGCACCCCAGGTGGCAATATTCTCTGCTCGAGGACCCAATATTAAAGATTTCAGCTTCCAAGATGCGGATCTTCTCAAACCAGATATTCTAGCTCCTGGTTCTCTGATTTGGGCTGCCTGGTCCCCTAATGGAACTGATGAGCCTGATTATGTTG GGGAGGGATTTGCCATGATTTCTGGAACAAGTATGGCTGCACCGCATATAGCAGGAATAGCTGCTCTTATAAAGCAGAAGCACCCTCATTGGAGCCCTGCTGCCATCAAGTCATCCTTGATGACAACATCAACAACTATAGACCGGGCTGGAAGGCCTCTCCAGGCACAACAGACTTCCGAAACACAAGGCATTAAGTTTGTGAGTGCTACTCCTTTTGATTATGGTAGTGGCCATGTTGATCCAAGGGCTGCTCTAGATCCTGGACTAATCTTTGACGTGG GTTTTGAGGATTACGTGGGCTTCTTGTGTACAACACCTGGTATTGATGCCCATGAGATAAAGAAATACACAAACTCCCCCTGCAATTACACCATGGGCCACCCATCAAATTTCAACTCTCCGTCAATCACAGTAGCTCATCTTGTAGGAAGTCGTACAGTTACTCGCACAGTGACAAATGTTGCTCAAGAAGAAACCTATGTGATCACAGCCAGAATGGCTCCAGCAATTGCCATTAGTGTCAGCCCTCCAGCAATGACTCTGAAACCTGGTGCTTCTCGAAAGTTCTCTGTGAGTCTCACGGCTCGACGTTTGACTGGAACCTACAGTTTTGGAGAGGTTCTGTTGAAAGGTAGCCGGGGGCACAAGGTTAGGATCCCGGTGGTAGCTATGGGTTACCGACGGTAA